One stretch of Maridesulfovibrio ferrireducens DNA includes these proteins:
- a CDS encoding aspartate aminotransferase family protein yields the protein MISDIVSKYKSRITESYDLHRKYVNPQFVRVLEVIGYDRNYVSAEGAYLTDAKGKKVLDFLAGFGVYNIGRNHPHVAEVLHETIDAKTASLVQMDLGVLSGMLAEKLAELAPGDLEAVFFTNSGTEGVEGALKFARQATGRHKLVHCEHAFHGLTLGALSVNGNKEFRGRNEPLLPDCSGVPFNDLDALEKALSGGDVGAFIFETVQGKGVFVPEDGYLQGARELCDRYGTLMIADEVQCGMGRTGKMFAVDHWGVKPDILVISKALSGGYIPVGAVITTRAIHAKIFDSMERCFAHSNTFGQNDLAMAAGLATIEIIEQEKLSENADRLGERIIKGMRELAEKYEMLTEVRGKGLMIGMQFGEPKSLALKASWKLLHKMNDDLFCQMITMPLLEKHDILSQVAGHGLDTVKILPPLMINDDDVDKFLAAMDSVLKEAHKITGSGWKTVKDLGIRTARTS from the coding sequence ATGATTTCTGATATTGTTAGTAAATATAAATCAAGAATTACAGAGTCTTACGATCTTCATCGTAAATATGTTAACCCTCAATTCGTCAGGGTTCTGGAAGTAATTGGATATGACCGGAATTACGTGTCTGCCGAAGGTGCGTATCTGACAGATGCAAAGGGAAAGAAAGTTTTGGATTTTCTCGCGGGATTCGGAGTTTACAATATAGGTCGTAATCACCCTCATGTTGCTGAGGTTCTGCATGAAACTATTGATGCTAAAACAGCCAGTCTTGTTCAAATGGATTTGGGAGTGCTGTCGGGAATGCTTGCTGAAAAGCTTGCTGAGTTAGCTCCGGGCGACCTTGAAGCTGTCTTTTTTACCAATTCCGGAACGGAAGGGGTTGAAGGAGCTCTTAAATTTGCGAGACAGGCCACAGGGCGCCATAAACTCGTTCATTGTGAACATGCTTTTCATGGACTGACTCTCGGTGCGCTTTCTGTGAATGGTAATAAAGAGTTCAGGGGTAGAAATGAACCTTTACTGCCGGACTGTTCAGGAGTTCCTTTTAATGATTTAGATGCTCTTGAGAAAGCTCTTTCCGGTGGTGATGTCGGTGCTTTTATCTTTGAAACAGTTCAGGGCAAGGGCGTTTTTGTGCCCGAAGATGGATATCTTCAAGGCGCGCGTGAATTATGTGATCGTTACGGCACTTTGATGATTGCCGACGAAGTTCAGTGCGGAATGGGTCGAACCGGTAAAATGTTCGCAGTAGACCACTGGGGTGTTAAGCCTGATATATTGGTAATTTCTAAAGCTCTTTCCGGTGGTTATATTCCTGTTGGAGCTGTTATTACCACCCGTGCTATACATGCTAAAATTTTTGATTCAATGGAAAGATGTTTTGCTCATTCAAATACTTTTGGTCAGAACGATCTTGCTATGGCAGCCGGACTGGCAACAATTGAAATAATTGAACAGGAAAAACTTTCAGAGAATGCTGACAGACTGGGTGAGCGTATTATTAAAGGAATGCGGGAACTTGCTGAAAAGTATGAAATGTTGACCGAAGTTCGCGGAAAAGGACTTATGATCGGGATGCAGTTCGGCGAACCAAAGTCTTTGGCTCTTAAAGCAAGCTGGAAGCTGCTTCATAAAATGAATGATGATTTGTTCTGTCAGATGATAACCATGCCGTTGCTTGAGAAGCATGATATTTTAAGTCAGGTTGCCGGGCACGGTCTTGATACTGTTAAAATTCTTCCGCCGCTAATGATTAATGATGATGACGTAGACAAGTTTCTCGCAGCAATGGACTCGGTGCTGAAAGAAGCTCATAAAATCACAGGTTCAGGCTGGAAAACCGTTAAAGATCTGGGGATTCGTACAGCCCGTACTTCTTAG
- a CDS encoding PhnD/SsuA/transferrin family substrate-binding protein gives MLRKILAITFILILSVAGAVSSAGAAESFKFVIIEPGQPGTSADAQPVMDSLAEYVSEKLGKPATGVYFNELEPALKYLDENKPIWGICGLTFFTSYSDKYIMTPIASTLPQGLDKDVWRILAPCDGPDSVKDIKGTVFGSMLYTPESRKILFKKDEVENQLVIEGTSRPLSKLRWVNKGKAAGVCLNAVQYSVLSGTDRFSGVKVVYESGKLPNSPVVWFGKVTDDSFRLQAILLDMKDDPAAASLLKLLQTNGFGPADKELK, from the coding sequence ATGTTAAGAAAAATATTAGCGATTACTTTTATTTTGATTTTATCTGTTGCGGGTGCTGTCTCTTCTGCTGGCGCGGCTGAATCATTTAAATTTGTCATTATTGAGCCTGGTCAGCCCGGAACATCCGCAGATGCTCAGCCGGTAATGGATTCACTTGCAGAGTATGTTTCCGAAAAACTTGGTAAGCCTGCAACCGGTGTTTATTTTAATGAATTGGAACCTGCTCTTAAATATCTTGATGAGAATAAACCGATATGGGGTATTTGTGGATTAACGTTTTTCACTAGCTACTCAGATAAATATATAATGACCCCTATTGCATCCACTTTGCCGCAGGGACTTGATAAAGATGTCTGGAGAATTCTGGCTCCGTGTGACGGGCCGGACTCTGTGAAAGATATTAAAGGGACTGTTTTCGGTTCTATGCTTTATACTCCTGAATCCCGCAAAATCCTTTTTAAAAAAGATGAAGTTGAAAATCAGCTCGTAATTGAAGGGACATCAAGGCCTCTCAGTAAATTGCGCTGGGTTAATAAAGGGAAGGCTGCCGGAGTATGTCTGAACGCAGTTCAGTATTCGGTGCTTAGCGGAACGGATCGTTTTTCCGGTGTGAAGGTTGTTTACGAATCGGGGAAACTTCCTAACAGTCCTGTGGTATGGTTCGGCAAGGTGACTGATGATTCTTTTCGACTTCAGGCGATTTTGCTTGATATGAAAGACGATCCTGCGGCTGCAAGTTTACTGAAACTTTTGCAGACTAACGGATTCGGACCTGCTGATAAGGAGCTTAAATGA
- a CDS encoding MMPL family transporter, with the protein MDIFKKIQNFLILVIWRMVRTCPGTIVICGLVLAIICGVSSALYLKLDSDQDNLLSHDLPFQKRNLEQIKNFGDQEYMFVVIETGGTDKGKEQAALFASSLASKLEGKPNVIREVHYAMSARDMGPGVLMFASEDELRDFVKLARNIGPLGNEWFNGPGLAKFLDMNAELLSGKKDMGGAADPEMLIPMVGALDSLVGKMESVLNKGTVLSENSGPVLNLDKAGMQYFYTRNGKLLIMRILPKKDFAAMSVIGQALKVVRDSLNQTREEFPEVSAGLTGRPVLSADEMITTNDDMTLASIVSVLLVGLLFMIVLHGWLRPALVMFSLFCAMAWTFGFALVTLGSLNLLSIVFALVLVGIGVDFGIHVVLRYVEGTAAGLSPEDAVEESLMHTGPGVLLGGITSVCAFYAVLGQEFVGLAELGLIGGTGIIFCLISMLTVLPSLLLIAGRRNLFPSSHPRMATMPFMDKVISRPKSVLAVALILSALAYPGLKNAGFNYNLLDLQAKGLESVEYEHKLINDSDESTWFAVMTRPDLESVTALTQQLKNIPSVGRIDSILNFLPEGQKEKAQILRGEAKYLDGMDFNAPPVALVSDQVSGSLEKLTDSLEGIEEKLFSAGAKEELQLVSDLLDKASSCIALIDKNPSAVQNLVPIQTRLVSELSSSFKWIKEILEVRSVKSDDLPEHLRSLYIGRDGSFMVKIAAVGNVWDFELLKSFVADLRKIDPEVTGVPVVVLESSLLMRDTFTEAAVLTIVLVSIILFFTSFSVSYVLLTLIPLIVGIFWLLEVMGGTGLSFNLANFFAIPVLIAIGVDGGVHFLARWKELAKGERLYDTSTPVAVGLSFCTTMIGFGGLLLAHHRGLASLGGIMVVGSATCMVGCMVILPAVFRLIEQFKGRKNL; encoded by the coding sequence GTGGATATATTCAAAAAAATTCAGAATTTTTTGATTCTTGTTATTTGGCGCATGGTTCGCACCTGCCCCGGAACAATAGTCATATGCGGTCTTGTTCTAGCTATTATTTGCGGAGTTTCTTCCGCTTTGTATCTTAAGCTGGACAGTGATCAGGATAATTTACTTTCTCATGACCTTCCTTTTCAGAAGCGAAATCTTGAGCAGATTAAGAATTTCGGCGATCAGGAATATATGTTCGTGGTCATTGAGACCGGCGGGACAGATAAGGGTAAGGAGCAGGCTGCTCTTTTTGCCTCATCTCTTGCATCGAAGCTTGAAGGAAAGCCTAATGTAATTAGAGAAGTTCATTATGCCATGTCCGCAAGGGATATGGGGCCGGGCGTATTGATGTTTGCTTCGGAAGATGAACTGCGTGATTTTGTTAAGCTTGCCCGCAATATAGGGCCGCTTGGTAATGAATGGTTCAATGGGCCGGGGCTGGCAAAGTTTCTGGATATGAATGCGGAACTGCTCAGCGGTAAAAAAGATATGGGCGGAGCCGCTGATCCTGAAATGCTCATTCCCATGGTGGGGGCTTTGGATTCGCTGGTCGGAAAAATGGAAAGTGTCCTTAATAAGGGAACTGTTTTATCTGAAAATTCCGGTCCTGTGTTGAATTTGGATAAAGCCGGAATGCAGTATTTTTATACCCGCAACGGCAAACTCCTGATCATGCGTATTCTGCCTAAAAAAGATTTTGCGGCAATGTCTGTTATTGGTCAGGCTCTTAAAGTTGTTCGTGATTCTCTGAATCAGACCCGTGAAGAATTTCCAGAGGTCAGCGCCGGACTTACCGGACGGCCTGTTCTTTCGGCTGATGAAATGATCACCACTAATGACGATATGACTCTTGCCTCAATTGTCTCTGTTCTGCTGGTGGGGCTGTTGTTTATGATAGTTCTTCATGGCTGGCTCAGGCCTGCGCTGGTTATGTTTTCCCTTTTTTGCGCCATGGCGTGGACTTTCGGATTTGCTCTGGTAACGCTGGGAAGTCTTAATCTTTTATCTATTGTTTTCGCGCTTGTTCTCGTCGGAATCGGTGTGGATTTCGGTATTCATGTTGTTCTACGATATGTTGAGGGTACGGCTGCGGGCCTTTCGCCTGAAGACGCGGTTGAAGAATCATTGATGCATACCGGTCCGGGTGTTCTTCTTGGCGGAATAACCTCCGTATGTGCTTTTTATGCCGTGTTAGGACAGGAATTCGTGGGGCTGGCCGAGCTTGGACTTATTGGTGGAACCGGAATCATTTTCTGTCTTATTTCCATGCTGACGGTTCTTCCATCACTTTTGCTTATTGCCGGAAGACGTAATCTTTTCCCTTCATCTCATCCGCGTATGGCGACCATGCCCTTTATGGATAAGGTTATTTCACGCCCGAAATCAGTTCTTGCTGTCGCTTTGATATTGTCGGCACTTGCCTATCCGGGGTTGAAGAATGCCGGATTTAATTACAATCTGCTTGATCTTCAAGCAAAAGGTCTTGAATCCGTTGAGTATGAACATAAATTAATTAATGACTCTGACGAATCTACTTGGTTCGCGGTTATGACAAGGCCCGATCTAGAAAGCGTTACAGCTCTTACGCAGCAACTGAAAAATATTCCTTCGGTGGGCAGGATTGATTCTATTTTGAATTTTTTGCCTGAAGGTCAAAAGGAAAAGGCTCAGATTCTTCGTGGTGAAGCTAAGTATTTAGACGGCATGGATTTTAATGCACCTCCTGTGGCGCTTGTGTCTGATCAGGTTTCAGGCTCACTTGAAAAGTTGACGGATTCGCTCGAAGGTATAGAGGAAAAGTTGTTTTCTGCCGGAGCGAAAGAAGAATTGCAGCTTGTTTCAGATCTTTTGGATAAGGCTTCGTCCTGTATAGCTTTGATAGATAAAAATCCATCGGCTGTTCAAAATCTTGTGCCGATTCAGACCCGTTTGGTAAGTGAGCTTTCGTCTTCATTCAAATGGATTAAAGAAATTTTAGAAGTTCGTTCTGTAAAATCTGACGACCTGCCGGAACATTTGCGTTCTTTATATATAGGTAGAGACGGCAGTTTTATGGTTAAAATTGCTGCTGTGGGCAATGTCTGGGATTTTGAGTTGTTGAAATCTTTTGTCGCGGACCTTAGAAAAATTGATCCGGAAGTTACGGGCGTTCCGGTTGTTGTCCTTGAATCTTCACTGCTTATGCGTGACACATTCACCGAAGCCGCCGTGCTTACAATTGTATTGGTATCAATAATTTTATTTTTTACTTCATTCAGTGTAAGCTATGTATTGCTTACTCTTATTCCTTTGATTGTAGGTATTTTCTGGTTACTTGAAGTGATGGGGGGGACGGGATTAAGTTTTAATTTAGCTAATTTCTTTGCGATCCCTGTTCTTATCGCCATTGGAGTAGACGGCGGAGTTCATTTTCTTGCCAGATGGAAAGAACTTGCAAAAGGTGAACGACTCTACGACACGAGTACTCCTGTTGCTGTGGGCTTAAGTTTTTGTACCACAATGATTGGTTTCGGCGGGTTGCTTTTGGCTCATCACAGAGGGCTTGCTTCCCTCGGCGGAATCATGGTTGTCGGCTCTGCAACTTGTATGGTCGGATGTATGGTCATATTGCCTGCTGTTTTCAGACTGATCGAACAGTTTAAGGGGAGAAAAAATCTATAA
- a CDS encoding phosphorylase, which yields MPDKTVGIVAAMEQEAKAICPVSEKSMLGRFELLSGILPGGNLFMCIISGIGTERAAEAANLLAQKKPNLILSAGVSGGLARGTSAGDLLAASTIHSEIPEIEPWHESEQDADTRKELLPAYRRIPSGPMVTAAAPVMTQQEKTSLHDKTGALAADMESIAVAQVAAKEGIPFACIRAVSDASTRAIPAESLNGVTADGKTQLTPILKAIANRPSLILELIPMGMDYSKALKSLGKIFV from the coding sequence ATGCCAGATAAAACAGTTGGAATCGTTGCGGCTATGGAGCAGGAAGCAAAAGCTATTTGCCCTGTATCAGAAAAGAGTATGCTTGGAAGATTTGAACTGCTTTCAGGGATTTTACCGGGCGGAAATCTCTTTATGTGCATAATCTCAGGAATAGGAACTGAGCGGGCTGCGGAGGCGGCAAATCTACTTGCACAAAAAAAACCGAACCTGATACTCAGTGCCGGAGTTTCAGGAGGACTGGCTCGCGGAACATCTGCTGGAGATCTTTTAGCGGCTTCCACAATTCACTCAGAAATACCTGAGATTGAACCCTGGCATGAATCTGAACAGGATGCTGATACTCGTAAAGAACTCCTGCCGGCCTATAGACGAATTCCTTCCGGCCCCATGGTTACAGCCGCAGCTCCAGTGATGACACAACAAGAAAAGACTTCGCTCCACGACAAAACAGGAGCTCTTGCCGCAGATATGGAAAGCATTGCCGTGGCACAAGTTGCCGCAAAAGAAGGAATACCCTTCGCCTGTATTCGCGCTGTCAGTGACGCATCAACCAGAGCAATTCCAGCCGAATCTTTAAACGGAGTTACAGCCGACGGCAAAACACAACTGACTCCGATTTTAAAAGCAATTGCAAACCGCCCTTCCCTGATCCTTGAACTGATACCGATGGGAATGGATTATTCCAAGGCTCTTAAAAGCCTCGGTAAAATTTTTGTGTGA
- the hpnH gene encoding adenosyl-hopene transferase HpnH, translating to MAIPAIQIARLGKYILSQTLKGNKHYPLVLMLEPLFQCNLRCKGCGKINQPASVLNQRLSFDECIAAVEECGAPIVSIPGGEPLLHPEIPAIVKELVRRKKFVYLCTNGILIPERINQFKPSPYLTFNIHLDGLEEVHDNIVCKQGVFQSAIRSIKLLKSKGFRVNTNTTLFGGQTPENAAAFFDFLTGLGVDGMTLSAAFSYEAAADQDSFLTRDQSKKLFREIFRLGKGKKWDFSHSSFYLDFLAGNQDYSCSPWGNPCRSVHGWQRPCYLLEDGFVPTYKELMEQTDWDKYGVGNDPRCANCMVHCGFEPTSVADSVKRPIKGAMLALRGLNLD from the coding sequence TTGGCAATTCCTGCAATACAGATAGCTCGACTTGGGAAATATATTCTTTCACAGACACTTAAGGGGAATAAACATTATCCGTTGGTTCTTATGCTGGAGCCTTTGTTCCAGTGCAACTTGCGTTGCAAAGGATGCGGAAAAATTAATCAGCCTGCATCAGTTTTAAACCAGCGTTTGTCTTTTGACGAGTGTATAGCTGCAGTTGAAGAATGCGGCGCACCGATTGTTTCAATCCCTGGTGGCGAACCTCTTCTGCATCCTGAAATTCCTGCTATTGTCAAAGAATTAGTCAGGCGTAAAAAGTTTGTATATCTTTGCACCAACGGAATTCTTATTCCTGAACGCATCAATCAGTTTAAGCCTAGTCCATATCTTACTTTCAATATCCACCTCGATGGTTTGGAAGAAGTGCATGATAATATTGTCTGCAAGCAGGGCGTATTCCAGTCCGCAATCAGATCAATTAAATTGCTTAAATCCAAAGGGTTCAGAGTTAATACGAATACCACTCTTTTCGGTGGGCAGACCCCTGAAAATGCAGCTGCGTTCTTTGATTTCCTCACCGGACTTGGTGTTGATGGAATGACTCTTTCAGCCGCGTTCAGCTATGAAGCCGCAGCCGATCAGGACAGTTTCCTTACTCGTGACCAGAGCAAAAAACTTTTTCGCGAAATTTTTAGACTCGGCAAAGGGAAAAAATGGGATTTCAGCCACAGCAGCTTTTATCTCGATTTCCTCGCCGGAAATCAGGATTATTCCTGTTCCCCTTGGGGAAATCCTTGTCGTTCCGTGCATGGTTGGCAGCGTCCCTGCTATCTGCTTGAAGACGGATTTGTTCCAACTTACAAGGAACTTATGGAACAGACTGATTGGGATAAATACGGAGTGGGTAACGATCCTCGCTGTGCAAACTGCATGGTGCATTGCGGATTTGAACCAACCTCTGTTGCCGATTCAGTAAAGCGTCCTATTAAAGGAGCAATGCTTGCTCTTAGGGGCTTAAATTTAGATTAA
- the ispH gene encoding 4-hydroxy-3-methylbut-2-enyl diphosphate reductase → MSKVVRAETAGFCMGVDLALNKLDSLIENKDRGSIYILGPIIHNPQVLEEYEKKGVITANSADEIPRGSFAVIRAHGVPQNVEEELRERGINVIDATCPKVKKAQLLIKRNTTDGRILLLYGEDSHPEVKGLLSYAPSGTCLFDSTEELKSIELDPSKKYCLAAQTTQDRIIYDEIIQYLESKGLDVIVLNSICDATRQRQEEAIALSSKVDHMIVVGGRISGNTRRLVQVVEATGTKCTHVEIAEELPLNGLKNFKTIGLTAGASTPKRLVDSIQQILEEL, encoded by the coding sequence ATGAGTAAAGTAGTAAGGGCTGAAACAGCCGGTTTTTGTATGGGAGTCGACCTTGCTCTCAACAAATTGGACTCACTAATTGAAAACAAGGACCGCGGATCTATCTATATTTTAGGACCGATCATTCACAACCCGCAGGTACTTGAAGAATATGAAAAAAAAGGCGTAATAACTGCCAATTCAGCTGACGAAATCCCCAGAGGATCTTTTGCTGTAATCAGAGCACACGGAGTTCCGCAAAACGTTGAAGAAGAACTTCGCGAAAGAGGCATAAACGTAATAGACGCAACATGCCCGAAAGTAAAAAAAGCACAGCTCCTTATTAAGCGTAACACTACTGACGGACGCATCCTCCTGCTTTACGGTGAAGACAGCCATCCTGAAGTTAAAGGACTTTTAAGCTATGCCCCCTCCGGCACGTGTCTCTTCGACAGCACAGAAGAGCTCAAATCTATCGAGTTGGATCCTTCAAAAAAATACTGTCTTGCAGCACAAACCACTCAAGACCGTATTATTTATGACGAAATAATTCAATACCTTGAAAGTAAAGGGCTTGATGTAATTGTGCTTAACTCCATATGTGACGCAACCCGCCAGCGGCAGGAAGAAGCTATAGCACTCTCCAGCAAAGTCGATCACATGATAGTTGTCGGCGGACGCATCAGCGGCAACACCCGCAGATTAGTTCAGGTTGTTGAAGCAACCGGAACAAAGTGTACTCATGTAGAAATAGCCGAAGAACTCCCCCTTAATGGGCTTAAAAATTTCAAAACAATAGGACTCACAGCCGGAGCTTCTACTCCCAAAAGGCTTGTCGACAGCATTCAGCAGATTCTTGAAGAGCTTTAA
- a CDS encoding Lon protease family protein — translation MTSTLESRELKQEQLRWTLVPEELPFNSTKDLEVDEEIIGQSRGVEAFKFGMGMPLKGYNIFVTGPAGTGKQATVKKLLKDLSKSDKSPDDLLYVNNFKATESPILIRMAAGEGSVFKKDIHDFLENIKREVPQLFESQEYIARKNEIIELHEKQTREFFQGIEDKVKDSGLVIVNMQMGPFQRPDVVPLVDGEPMRMIQLEEKVEKGRFPREEFDRLKEKQKELKDDVDNILLQVRKLQKEVKKKSEEVDKMMFMTLAQDLISSLQEKYPDEKICKHFDDMLEHMSDDLESLRMIGKKPQPGEGGMMFMPPQAEAILHPYQVNLLVDNSEQTSPPVIFETYPTYRNLFGSIERVMDRHGGWRTDFTKIQAGSFIKANGGYLVINLMDSIVEPGVWPTLKRSLKTEKIEIQTFDPYYFISPSGLKPEPIEMDVKVVVLGEPHLYQLLRHYDPDVSKIFKVRADFETSMDLDNDAVTAVSSFVSNMVKKDKLMDFDRSGVAAIIEQSVRMSGRQEKISTSFPLLADLMGEANYFAGRNGSTFVTSDHVDKAINAHRKRSNQMEERLQEMIDRGSIYVDTDGAKVGQVNGLAVYSLGDYSFGKPSRITAVTAMGKGGIINIERESDMSGPTHNKGIFILSGFLRQKFAQDKPLSLTASIAFEQSYGGIDGDSASSTELYALLSSLADVPLRQDIAVTGSVNQKGEVQPIGGVNQKIEGFYLCCKHAGLTGKQGVMIPEPNVKDLMLRKDVVEAVKEGKFHIWSVENIAQGVEILTGIPAGESDPENGYPADSIYGKANTRLIDLAEGLKKFNAPDDESKEKKLSSGGCCSG, via the coding sequence ATGACTTCTACCCTTGAAAGCAGAGAACTCAAGCAGGAACAACTCCGATGGACCCTTGTTCCCGAAGAGCTACCCTTCAACTCGACAAAAGACCTTGAAGTAGACGAAGAGATCATCGGACAAAGCCGTGGCGTCGAAGCTTTTAAATTCGGAATGGGCATGCCCCTGAAAGGATATAATATTTTTGTAACCGGCCCGGCAGGAACCGGTAAACAGGCAACTGTCAAAAAACTTCTCAAGGACTTATCTAAATCAGATAAAAGCCCGGATGACCTTCTCTACGTAAATAATTTTAAAGCAACTGAATCGCCTATCCTTATCCGCATGGCAGCAGGCGAAGGTTCTGTTTTTAAAAAAGATATCCACGACTTTTTAGAAAATATCAAACGTGAAGTTCCTCAATTATTTGAAAGTCAGGAATACATCGCACGTAAAAATGAAATTATCGAGCTGCATGAAAAGCAGACCAGAGAATTCTTTCAAGGAATCGAAGATAAAGTGAAAGATTCCGGACTGGTCATTGTAAACATGCAAATGGGCCCCTTTCAACGCCCGGACGTAGTGCCGTTAGTTGACGGGGAACCGATGCGGATGATTCAGCTGGAAGAAAAGGTTGAAAAAGGGCGTTTTCCGCGTGAAGAATTTGACAGACTGAAAGAAAAACAAAAAGAGCTGAAAGATGATGTAGACAACATACTGCTACAAGTCCGCAAACTTCAAAAAGAGGTGAAAAAGAAAAGCGAAGAAGTAGACAAGATGATGTTCATGACTCTGGCTCAAGACCTGATCAGCTCGCTACAAGAAAAATATCCTGACGAAAAAATATGTAAACATTTTGATGATATGCTTGAGCATATGAGCGACGATCTTGAATCATTAAGAATGATCGGTAAAAAACCGCAACCGGGTGAAGGTGGAATGATGTTTATGCCGCCACAGGCAGAAGCTATTCTTCATCCTTATCAGGTAAATTTACTAGTGGACAACTCTGAACAAACCAGTCCTCCCGTAATTTTTGAAACCTACCCTACTTATCGGAACCTGTTCGGATCAATTGAAAGAGTGATGGACCGACACGGTGGATGGCGCACTGACTTTACGAAAATTCAGGCGGGTTCATTTATTAAGGCGAACGGCGGCTATCTGGTCATCAACCTCATGGATTCCATTGTGGAACCGGGAGTATGGCCCACCCTAAAACGATCGCTTAAAACTGAAAAAATAGAAATTCAGACCTTTGACCCTTATTACTTCATATCTCCGTCAGGGCTGAAACCTGAACCGATTGAAATGGACGTTAAAGTTGTTGTTCTAGGCGAACCGCACCTTTACCAATTGCTTCGTCATTATGACCCCGATGTTTCAAAAATATTCAAAGTAAGAGCAGATTTTGAAACATCTATGGACCTTGATAATGACGCGGTTACCGCTGTTTCAAGCTTCGTAAGCAATATGGTTAAAAAAGATAAACTGATGGATTTTGACCGCTCAGGTGTGGCCGCCATTATCGAACAATCAGTGCGAATGTCGGGACGGCAAGAAAAAATATCAACATCGTTTCCTTTGCTGGCAGACCTTATGGGAGAAGCAAACTACTTTGCAGGACGCAACGGATCAACATTCGTAACCTCTGACCATGTAGATAAAGCTATCAATGCCCACAGAAAACGCTCCAACCAAATGGAAGAGCGGCTTCAGGAAATGATCGACCGCGGTAGTATTTATGTTGATACCGACGGCGCAAAAGTCGGTCAGGTTAATGGACTGGCTGTATATTCACTCGGCGATTATTCCTTCGGAAAACCATCGCGAATCACAGCTGTGACCGCCATGGGTAAAGGAGGAATTATAAACATTGAGCGTGAGTCTGATATGTCCGGCCCCACTCATAACAAAGGAATATTCATTTTATCCGGCTTCTTAAGACAAAAATTCGCACAGGATAAACCTCTATCTCTCACCGCAAGTATCGCTTTTGAACAATCATATGGCGGAATTGACGGTGACTCAGCATCCTCAACCGAACTTTATGCCCTGCTCTCAAGTCTGGCAGATGTCCCCCTCCGTCAGGACATTGCTGTCACAGGTTCAGTTAATCAGAAAGGAGAAGTTCAGCCGATCGGCGGCGTGAACCAAAAAATTGAAGGGTTCTATCTGTGCTGCAAGCATGCAGGATTAACAGGCAAACAGGGAGTAATGATCCCCGAACCTAATGTTAAAGATCTTATGCTACGTAAAGACGTTGTCGAAGCCGTCAAAGAAGGCAAGTTCCACATCTGGTCGGTTGAAAACATCGCGCAGGGGGTTGAAATTCTGACTGGAATTCCAGCAGGAGAAAGCGATCCTGAAAATGGATATCCCGCTGATTCGATCTATGGCAAAGCTAACACCCGCTTGATTGATCTTGCCGAAGGACTAAAAAAATTCAACGCCCCAGATGATGAATCTAAAGAAAAGAAACTGTCTTCGGGTGGATGTTGTTCGGGATAA